Genomic DNA from Haloplanus aerogenes:
TCGTTCACCGGCGTTCGGGGCAACATCGACGGTACGGACATCGACCTCCCCGAAGTCGCCACCGTCGAGTGCGACGGCGTCGAGTTCGTCGTCACCCACGGCACGGGCGACCGTATCGGCTACGAGGACCGTGTCGCGGCCGCGGTGAAAGAGCACGGTCGCCCCGACGCGGTCGGTATCGCCGGCCACACGCACGAAGCGATGGACGAGGTTCACGACGGCGTCCGCCTCCTGAATCCGGGATCGGCCACGGGTGCCGATCCGGCGACGGAGACGACCATGATGACCGCCACTATCGCCGACGGCGACATCGACGTGACGCTCCACCGCGAGGACGGCTGGTGACGCCGACGATGGAGGTCTTCGCCGTTCCCGACCTCCCGGAGTTCCGGCCGGGCGACTCCATTCCCGACCTGATCGAGGCACGCGCCGACCTCCGCCCCGACGACGTGGTCTGCGTGGCGAGTACGGTCGTCTCGAAGGTCGAAGACCGGGTTGCGGACCTCTCGGACTTCCCGGCGGGGCCGCGCGCCCGCGAAATCGCCGCCCGCCTCGAACGTGCCACGGGCGACGAGAAGGACCCGCGATTCGCGCAGGCGGTGCTGGAGGAGAGCACCGACCTCCTGATGGAGGCGCCCTTTCTCCTCACCGAGACGCGATTCGGTCACGTGACGGTC
This window encodes:
- a CDS encoding metallophosphoesterase family protein, whose protein sequence is MELAIISDTHVPGRASGLPDWVRERVEAADYVVHAGDFETPSVVDQVRSLAGGSFTGVRGNIDGTDIDLPEVATVECDGVEFVVTHGTGDRIGYEDRVAAAVKEHGRPDAVGIAGHTHEAMDEVHDGVRLLNPGSATGADPATETTMMTATIADGDIDVTLHREDGW